The Saccharopolyspora gloriosae genome has a segment encoding these proteins:
- a CDS encoding sialidase family protein: MRGARTRSLLLCGMLAAFVFPSTSAASPAATGTPLSDDQSFYPTSLRLQHAGEASGTILAATVSFGEDGGGAPIYESTDEGATFTEVGRISDPSFGTGLCCGSMLELPRQVGELPEGTLLWTASVGADEENRRMHLPVFQSRDQGRTWSYLSTCGTAPGDKGFWEPELAVDANGALGCYFADENDQPAHSQVLRRTVSTDGVNWAEPENVVALENPGQRPGMPVIRRLPDDRYYFSYEICGTGDAHDCAAYFRISEDGANWGDPLDAGTLLTLGDGRFFAHAPKITVIDDGTPDGKVITVGQELKHGDGTVADGNGGTLFVSEEPGSGENTQLTAPIQVPGARNEPCPNYSSSLTPLADTSKILEIATDYDDNGTCRAYYATGAL, encoded by the coding sequence ATGCGTGGTGCGAGGACCAGAAGCCTGCTGCTCTGCGGCATGCTGGCGGCGTTCGTGTTCCCGTCCACCAGCGCGGCCTCGCCCGCGGCGACGGGGACACCGCTGTCCGATGATCAGTCGTTCTACCCGACGTCGCTGCGGCTCCAGCACGCCGGCGAGGCGTCGGGAACGATCCTGGCCGCCACCGTCAGCTTCGGCGAGGACGGCGGCGGAGCGCCGATCTACGAGAGCACCGACGAGGGCGCCACGTTCACCGAGGTCGGCCGGATCAGCGACCCGTCGTTCGGAACCGGGTTGTGCTGCGGCAGCATGCTCGAACTGCCCCGGCAGGTGGGCGAGCTGCCGGAAGGAACCCTGCTGTGGACGGCGAGCGTCGGAGCCGACGAGGAGAACCGGCGGATGCACCTGCCCGTGTTCCAGAGCCGCGACCAAGGCAGGACCTGGTCGTACCTGTCGACCTGCGGCACCGCGCCGGGGGACAAGGGCTTCTGGGAGCCGGAGCTGGCGGTGGACGCCAACGGCGCCCTGGGCTGCTACTTCGCCGATGAGAACGATCAGCCCGCCCACAGCCAGGTGCTGCGCCGCACCGTGTCCACGGACGGGGTGAACTGGGCAGAGCCGGAGAACGTGGTGGCGCTGGAGAATCCGGGGCAGCGACCGGGAATGCCGGTGATCCGGCGGTTGCCGGACGACCGGTACTACTTCTCCTACGAGATCTGCGGTACCGGCGACGCGCACGACTGCGCCGCGTACTTCCGGATCTCCGAAGACGGCGCGAACTGGGGCGACCCGCTCGACGCCGGAACGTTGCTGACATTGGGGGACGGCAGGTTCTTCGCGCACGCACCGAAGATCACGGTGATCGACGACGGCACTCCCGACGGGAAGGTGATCACCGTCGGCCAGGAGCTCAAGCACGGCGACGGCACCGTCGCCGATGGCAACGGCGGCACCTTGTTCGTCAGCGAGGAGCCGGGTTCGGGGGAGAACACGCAGCTGACCGCCCCGATCCAAGTTCCGGGCGCCCGCAACGAACCCTGCCCGAACTACAGCTCCTCGCTCACCCCGCTGGCCGATACGTCGAAGATCCTGGAGATCGCCACGGACTACGACGACAACGGCACCTGCCGCGCGTACTACGCGACGGGTGCGCTGTGA
- a CDS encoding class I SAM-dependent methyltransferase, translated as MPDDDRFTKTIDLGRADFDAVYRGEGLAEAAFEKPPWDIGGPQPQVVLLEQEGAFRGRVLDVGCGAGENAIFLAGRGYSVTGVDGSPSAIEIARRRASDHGADLTFQVADATRMDGVPQQFDTVLDSALYHCLPEEARSSYPAALHRVTEPGAELHLLCFADVEGAPPFLPAAISQDELRANFGPYWRITGIKQVSYSGAFDKETAARDFGEYLEGLDLGQVATDDEGRITFPMWHLRAERA; from the coding sequence ATGCCGGACGACGACCGCTTCACCAAGACGATCGACCTGGGGCGAGCCGACTTCGACGCCGTGTACCGCGGCGAAGGACTGGCCGAAGCCGCCTTCGAGAAACCTCCGTGGGACATCGGCGGGCCGCAGCCGCAGGTGGTGCTGCTGGAACAAGAGGGCGCGTTCCGCGGCCGGGTGCTCGATGTCGGCTGCGGAGCGGGCGAGAACGCGATCTTCCTCGCCGGCCGCGGCTACAGCGTGACCGGCGTGGACGGCTCCCCGAGCGCGATCGAGATCGCGCGGCGGCGAGCTTCCGACCACGGCGCCGACCTCACCTTCCAAGTCGCCGACGCGACCCGGATGGACGGAGTGCCGCAGCAGTTCGACACGGTCCTCGACAGCGCGCTGTACCACTGCCTGCCGGAGGAGGCGCGGTCCTCGTATCCCGCGGCCCTGCACCGAGTCACCGAGCCCGGCGCCGAACTGCACCTGCTGTGCTTCGCCGACGTCGAGGGGGCTCCGCCGTTCCTTCCGGCCGCGATCAGCCAGGACGAGCTTCGCGCGAACTTCGGGCCGTATTGGCGGATCACCGGCATCAAGCAGGTCAGCTACTCGGGCGCGTTCGACAAGGAGACCGCGGCCCGCGACTTCGGCGAGTACCTCGAAGGCTTGGACCTCGGGCAGGTCGCGACGGACGACGAAGGCCGCATCACCTTCCCGATGTGGCACCTGCGAGCCGAACGAGCCTGA
- a CDS encoding effector-associated constant component EACC1 translates to MRSLRDELRDSLGVRVSLATEREPHGHGYKGGTATDLLLWASLGAAGSASASMLLSSISSWCARERSRRVELTLGGRSMCLAGRPDECAELVRSLPRDLRETA, encoded by the coding sequence GTGCGTTCGTTGCGCGACGAACTCCGCGACTCCCTGGGAGTGCGGGTCTCCCTCGCCACCGAACGCGAACCGCACGGCCACGGCTACAAGGGCGGGACCGCCACCGACCTGCTGCTGTGGGCATCGCTGGGAGCCGCAGGCTCGGCGAGCGCGTCGATGCTGCTGTCCTCGATCAGTTCCTGGTGCGCGCGCGAACGCTCCCGCCGGGTGGAGCTGACGCTCGGCGGCCGATCGATGTGCCTGGCGGGGCGCCCGGACGAATGCGCCGAGCTGGTGCGGTCGCTGCCGCGTGACCTGCGGGAGACGGCGTGA
- a CDS encoding 1-acyl-sn-glycerol-3-phosphate acyltransferase has protein sequence MRREANSEPSVGEIWRLTRRFPRCGRGFWFGLAIDVLWPVLVLSSKLRMRGALPERGGVLVASNHLSFADPITVTAFCLASGRVPRYLARNDLWRIPLVGRVMRSGGHIPVHRGTARAQDAYRDAVRAAEDGECVLFFPEATFSDDPEHWPARGKNGIARVALTTGVPVIPLANWGTHRLLPRGGLPRPFRRTPIDLVAGPAVPLDDLMGKPLTAAVLREATDRIMAAITALLADARAEEPPAA, from the coding sequence GTGCGGCGCGAAGCGAACTCGGAACCCTCGGTGGGCGAAATATGGCGGTTGACCCGGCGGTTTCCCCGGTGCGGGCGGGGATTCTGGTTCGGGCTGGCGATCGACGTGCTGTGGCCGGTGCTGGTGCTCAGCTCCAAGCTGCGGATGCGGGGAGCGCTCCCCGAACGGGGTGGGGTGCTGGTGGCGTCGAACCACCTGTCCTTCGCCGACCCGATCACGGTGACCGCGTTCTGCCTCGCCTCCGGACGCGTCCCGCGCTACCTGGCGCGCAACGACCTGTGGCGGATTCCGCTGGTGGGCCGGGTGATGCGCTCCGGCGGCCACATCCCGGTGCACCGCGGCACCGCACGAGCCCAGGACGCCTACCGGGATGCGGTGCGGGCCGCCGAGGACGGCGAATGCGTGCTGTTCTTCCCCGAAGCCACCTTCTCCGACGATCCCGAGCACTGGCCGGCGCGCGGCAAGAACGGCATCGCGCGCGTCGCGCTGACCACCGGAGTTCCGGTGATCCCGCTGGCGAACTGGGGAACTCACCGCCTGCTCCCGCGCGGCGGCCTGCCGAGGCCGTTCCGGCGCACTCCGATCGACCTCGTCGCCGGACCCGCCGTGCCGCTCGACGACCTCATGGGCAAACCGCTCACCGCGGCGGTGCTGCGGGAGGCCACCGACCGCATCATGGCCGCGATCACCGCGCTGCTCGCCGACGCCCGCGCGGAGGAACCGCCGGCGGCGTGA
- a CDS encoding class I SAM-dependent methyltransferase has translation MTDRAIEAVRDNWTERAAAYNDFYERYAQDKREAWRAVCDKALHAAFPERTEPLRVLDVGTGTGFLSTLLAELGHEVTAVDPSPAMLGYAREEAERRGVAVRFAECGGHDVRELAESGGFDLVSARYVLWTLPDPVRALEAWRDVLAPGGALLLADGVWHTWRHDARRVLASLRPGADHGYLAKILRDYRKIGRATPNWSGLTAAKAENLLRSAGFDAGERVDHLLPEYAHPSSAAFHLRTSRPEWSIDLAPVRDSPTCRTEIISVLRCRGAISLNSPEFAAESSRLCGDLGGFNWRGRHGGRVDGLLDQGGGVG, from the coding sequence GTGACCGACCGTGCGATCGAAGCCGTCCGCGACAACTGGACGGAGCGGGCCGCGGCCTACAACGACTTCTACGAGCGCTACGCGCAGGACAAGCGCGAGGCGTGGCGAGCGGTGTGCGACAAGGCGCTGCACGCGGCGTTCCCGGAGCGCACGGAGCCGCTGCGGGTGCTCGACGTGGGCACCGGCACGGGCTTCCTGAGCACGTTGCTCGCGGAACTCGGCCACGAGGTCACGGCCGTCGACCCGTCGCCCGCGATGCTGGGCTACGCGCGCGAGGAGGCCGAGCGTCGCGGCGTCGCGGTCCGGTTCGCCGAATGCGGCGGTCACGATGTGCGCGAGCTGGCCGAGTCGGGCGGCTTCGACCTGGTCAGCGCCCGCTACGTGCTGTGGACGCTGCCGGACCCCGTGCGGGCGCTGGAGGCGTGGCGGGACGTGCTGGCGCCGGGTGGCGCGCTGCTGCTCGCCGACGGGGTGTGGCACACCTGGCGGCACGACGCGCGCCGCGTGCTGGCCTCGTTGCGGCCCGGTGCGGATCACGGATATCTCGCGAAGATCCTGCGCGACTACAGGAAGATCGGGCGGGCCACCCCGAACTGGAGCGGGCTCACCGCGGCGAAGGCGGAGAATCTGCTGCGGTCCGCGGGATTCGACGCCGGTGAGCGGGTGGATCATTTGTTGCCGGAATATGCCCACCCGTCCAGCGCGGCGTTTCACCTGCGCACGAGTCGTCCCGAATGGAGCATTGATCTCGCGCCAGTGCGGGATTCGCCCACGTGTCGTACTGAGATCATCTCAGTTCTGCGCTGTCGAGGTGCGATCTCCTTGAATTCACCCGAATTCGCCGCGGAATCTTCTAGGCTCTGCGGCGATCTGGGTGGATTCAACTGGAGAGGGCGGCATGGCGGACGGGTCGACGGTCTTCTGGATCAGGGTGGCGGCGTCGGATGA
- a CDS encoding (2Fe-2S)-binding protein, which yields MGQHTFRLNGETVTVDIEDDVRLLWVLREVLGFYGPKYGCGINVCKACTSHINGKAFNPCSVRVGDITPEDEVTTIEGLPGTVGQDLHPMQEAWLEEDVAQCGYCQPGQIMAAVAKVRQVTEEGREISEADLDEIRNICRCGTYTRIRKAIKSGAQNM from the coding sequence ATGGGACAGCACACTTTTCGGCTCAATGGTGAGACCGTGACGGTGGACATCGAGGACGACGTGCGGCTGTTGTGGGTGCTGCGCGAGGTGCTCGGGTTCTACGGGCCGAAGTACGGGTGCGGCATCAACGTCTGCAAGGCGTGCACGTCGCACATCAACGGCAAGGCCTTCAACCCCTGTTCGGTGCGGGTCGGTGACATCACGCCGGAAGATGAGGTCACCACCATCGAAGGGCTGCCCGGCACCGTCGGCCAGGACCTGCACCCGATGCAGGAGGCGTGGCTCGAGGAGGACGTCGCCCAGTGCGGCTACTGCCAGCCCGGCCAGATCATGGCGGCCGTCGCGAAGGTCCGGCAGGTCACCGAGGAAGGCCGCGAGATCAGCGAGGCCGACCTCGACGAGATCCGCAACATCTGCCGCTGCGGCACGTACACCCGCATCCGCAAAGCCATCAAGTCCGGCGCCCAGAACATGTGA
- a CDS encoding TetR/AcrR family transcriptional regulator gives MARTIGSSATRTRQRVLEAARALFLERGYAGTSIRDIAEHLHMTKAALYYHFPAKEDVLRELVDPVAVELTACVRAAESRTESRRDLLRRVVELFDDNRHVLRGTLYDSSARQVLLAEDDLFGGISALERALAVSDDAADLLLARCALGTIRGAIISARDVDALALNRPPDSGVGAGLSEQDRDLVAAAAWAALTAAALPEPEPCSAAESPRRI, from the coding sequence ATGGCGAGAACGATCGGAAGTTCGGCGACCCGCACGCGGCAGCGGGTGCTGGAGGCGGCCCGCGCGCTGTTCCTCGAACGCGGCTACGCGGGGACGTCGATCCGCGACATCGCCGAACACCTGCACATGACGAAAGCAGCGTTGTACTACCACTTCCCGGCGAAGGAGGACGTGCTGCGCGAGCTGGTCGACCCGGTGGCGGTGGAACTCACCGCGTGCGTGCGCGCGGCCGAGTCCCGCACGGAGTCCCGGCGGGACCTGCTGCGCCGGGTGGTGGAGCTGTTCGACGACAACCGGCACGTCTTGCGGGGCACTCTCTACGACTCGTCGGCCCGGCAGGTTCTGCTGGCCGAGGACGACCTGTTCGGCGGGATCAGCGCCTTGGAACGTGCTTTGGCCGTCTCGGATGACGCCGCGGATCTGCTGCTGGCCCGCTGCGCACTGGGCACGATCCGGGGCGCGATCATCTCCGCGCGCGACGTTGATGCGCTGGCGCTGAATCGTCCGCCGGACTCCGGCGTCGGCGCAGGGCTGTCCGAACAGGACCGCGATCTCGTCGCGGCAGCGGCATGGGCGGCGCTCACCGCGGCGGCGCTGCCGGAACCTGAACCGTGCAGCGCCGCCGAGAGCCCACGGCGAATCTGA
- a CDS encoding helix-turn-helix domain-containing protein, which translates to MALDDCLPDALALSSPELADRMVAVTFGPVLALPAAEREELLHTTSVWIRSLGSTLRAAKSLYCHRNTVLNRLRRMESLTHLDLSDVTVWPQVLLALSILRREGRLPVEIDSV; encoded by the coding sequence GTGGCGCTCGACGACTGCCTGCCGGACGCGTTGGCGCTGAGTTCGCCGGAGCTCGCGGACCGGATGGTCGCGGTGACGTTCGGGCCGGTGCTGGCGCTGCCCGCGGCCGAGCGGGAGGAACTGCTGCACACCACCTCGGTGTGGATCAGGTCGCTCGGTTCGACGCTGCGCGCGGCGAAATCCCTGTACTGCCACCGGAACACGGTGCTCAACCGGCTGCGCCGGATGGAATCCCTGACCCACCTGGACCTCAGCGATGTCACGGTGTGGCCGCAGGTCCTGCTGGCTCTCTCCATCCTCCGCCGCGAAGGGCGCCTCCCCGTCGAAATCGACTCGGTGTGA
- a CDS encoding molybdopterin cofactor-binding domain-containing protein, which produces MEQRRSLHPEVPESALAGTEPDSAGMGRRRFLGLLLAAPTVAAAAQLGQLADPATAHAALPEPSDIFDLNDLLTEAALPTSNLVSVQVNADGTASFAMPRVETGQGITTMVAMIIAEELDLPVEKVDVTLADARPELMFNQFTGGSNTAIAIYTPVRVAAAIARGRLLEAASAELGEPVSLLRSKLGVITSVAGTQLPYGELAEKAASNVTEHVEAILKPESEFRVLGKPHNRVDARDAVTGRKQFSMDLDVPDALPTMVCRPPTIKGTPDSVANLDAVRAMPGVTDVAVISTGVAVRARTFGHCIDAVNALDVAWGPGSVDGESDETVLEKIKAAEIPLVVPDVGETVEGEFTFHFRNNAALEPNTAVADVRDDGVEIWSSLQSPILCKQEVAAKLGVPQELVTVHVQQGGGAFGRRMFNDVVLEAVEISKAIGKRVKLMWHRTDECRQGRTHPMCTSRIRASYTGDKVLTFEQRHTSVATDYTMGFAEAITSLAARLPPLGLGNFAGFSLPVFELTVGVPYKFGVTTQLLNEIFQYDTFPTGSNRNLFNPDVRTAQELIVDQLAAKLGKDRYEFRRSFLDDERLIAVLDKVAEVGEWGRSTEPGIAQGLAVHKEYKGASATLVEIDCRPETVNRKIRDAVTGPRVTKVVLAVDTGLALNPRGLEAQMQGGISDGIAQALTSSLHLKDGTFLEGSWDDYFYTRQWNAPPEVEIIVMPPTTGKPGGAGEFAVPSSMAATACAYGAATGTMPTSFPINHGTLSFTPKPTVPPLPPSPTNGLNFTY; this is translated from the coding sequence ATGGAACAGCGCCGTTCACTTCACCCCGAGGTCCCGGAATCCGCGCTCGCCGGAACCGAACCCGACTCGGCGGGAATGGGCCGCCGCCGATTCCTCGGCCTGCTGCTCGCGGCTCCTACCGTGGCCGCCGCCGCGCAGCTCGGCCAACTCGCCGATCCGGCCACCGCGCACGCCGCGTTACCGGAGCCCTCCGACATCTTCGACCTCAACGACCTGCTCACCGAGGCCGCGCTGCCGACATCGAACCTCGTCTCCGTGCAGGTGAACGCCGACGGCACCGCCTCGTTCGCGATGCCCAGGGTCGAGACCGGTCAAGGCATCACCACGATGGTCGCGATGATCATCGCGGAGGAGCTGGACCTGCCGGTCGAAAAGGTCGACGTCACCCTCGCCGACGCCCGACCGGAGCTGATGTTCAACCAGTTCACCGGCGGTTCCAACACGGCGATCGCCATCTACACCCCGGTCCGGGTCGCCGCCGCCATCGCGCGCGGACGGCTGCTGGAGGCCGCGTCCGCCGAGCTCGGCGAACCCGTCTCGTTGCTGCGCAGCAAACTCGGCGTGATCACGTCGGTCGCCGGTACCCAGCTGCCCTACGGGGAACTGGCGGAGAAGGCCGCCAGCAACGTCACCGAGCACGTCGAAGCGATCCTCAAACCGGAATCCGAATTCCGCGTCCTCGGCAAACCGCACAACCGCGTCGACGCCCGCGATGCGGTGACCGGTCGCAAGCAGTTCAGCATGGATCTCGACGTCCCGGACGCGCTGCCGACGATGGTGTGCCGCCCGCCGACCATCAAGGGAACCCCGGATTCCGTCGCGAACCTCGACGCCGTCCGGGCCATGCCGGGCGTCACCGACGTCGCCGTCATCTCCACCGGGGTCGCCGTGCGCGCCCGCACCTTCGGCCACTGCATCGACGCGGTGAACGCGCTGGACGTGGCCTGGGGGCCGGGAAGCGTCGACGGCGAATCCGACGAGACGGTCCTGGAGAAGATCAAGGCGGCCGAGATCCCGCTCGTGGTGCCGGACGTCGGCGAGACCGTGGAGGGCGAGTTCACCTTCCACTTCCGCAACAACGCCGCACTCGAACCGAACACCGCCGTCGCCGACGTGCGCGACGACGGCGTGGAGATCTGGTCCAGCCTGCAATCGCCCATCCTGTGCAAGCAAGAGGTCGCGGCGAAACTCGGCGTGCCGCAGGAACTCGTCACCGTGCACGTCCAGCAAGGCGGCGGCGCGTTCGGGCGGCGCATGTTCAACGACGTCGTCCTGGAGGCCGTCGAGATCTCCAAGGCCATCGGCAAGCGCGTCAAGCTCATGTGGCACCGCACCGACGAATGCCGCCAAGGCCGCACCCACCCGATGTGCACCTCCCGGATCCGCGCCAGCTACACCGGGGACAAAGTGCTCACCTTCGAGCAGCGCCACACCAGCGTCGCCACCGACTACACGATGGGCTTCGCCGAAGCGATCACCTCGCTGGCCGCGCGGCTGCCCCCGCTGGGGCTGGGCAACTTCGCCGGGTTCTCGCTGCCCGTGTTCGAGCTGACCGTGGGCGTGCCCTACAAGTTCGGCGTGACGACGCAGCTGCTCAACGAGATCTTCCAGTACGACACGTTCCCGACGGGCAGCAACCGCAACCTGTTCAACCCCGATGTGCGCACCGCGCAGGAACTCATCGTCGACCAGCTGGCGGCGAAGCTCGGCAAGGACCGCTACGAGTTCCGCCGCTCGTTCCTCGACGACGAACGGCTCATCGCGGTGCTGGACAAGGTCGCCGAAGTCGGGGAGTGGGGCCGCAGCACCGAACCCGGCATCGCGCAGGGCCTCGCGGTGCACAAGGAGTACAAGGGCGCGTCGGCGACGCTCGTGGAGATCGATTGCCGGCCGGAGACGGTGAACCGCAAGATCCGCGACGCCGTCACCGGGCCGCGCGTCACCAAGGTGGTGCTGGCCGTCGACACCGGGCTCGCGCTGAACCCGCGCGGCCTGGAAGCGCAGATGCAGGGCGGTATCTCCGACGGCATCGCGCAGGCGCTGACCTCCAGCCTGCACCTCAAGGACGGCACGTTCCTCGAAGGCAGCTGGGACGACTACTTCTACACCAGGCAGTGGAACGCCCCGCCGGAAGTGGAGATCATCGTCATGCCGCCGACGACCGGAAAGCCCGGCGGTGCCGGAGAATTCGCGGTGCCCTCGTCGATGGCGGCCACGGCCTGCGCCTACGGGGCCGCGACCGGGACGATGCCGACGAGCTTCCCGATCAACCACGGCACGCTGAGCTTCACCCCGAAGCCCACGGTGCCGCCGCTGCCGCCTTCCCCCACCAACGGCCTCAACTTCACTTACTGA